The following is a genomic window from Xenopus laevis strain J_2021 chromosome 2L, Xenopus_laevis_v10.1, whole genome shotgun sequence.
ACACTCCTCCAAAACGGGCTCTGCAAAGGTTATATGCAAATAGCAGCACTGGTGATCAGCCCAGTCAGCTTCTTTTTGGGGTAAACTCCTTCCAGCCAGTGTATTTGTGTTGCTGACTAACACAGAGTGCAGTTCAATAATATTACAGTAGTACTCCCAGataaactcccagcaccctctctgCCAGGGCTGCTGAGAACGGTGCCTTAACAGAGGCCAGCAACCTGCAGGTTCTAGATCTACTCAAGGTTCTAGAGTACCCAAGTGCCACTTACTTGAGAAATATCCTTTTCTCTGAGCATAGAAGACACCAAGTCCGCAAAATAACATGACGAGCGCCACAACTACCACTCCTGCTATGATTCCAGCTACATTCAAGTCATCTGTAGGGAAGAGAAACAGTCAATATTTAGTGATGCAAAACATGTATGATGCCCAACTGGAGACCTCAGCTCCTCTGTCGTTAGTGGCAGCAAATCCTGGGGAAAATATTATTTGTGGGGGACCCTTATTAACCCTTGCCTCGGGCAGCAACATCTCCACAAATCTATATGGTATACAGTTAATTTGTGTCACATCAAAGTGGAGCAGGCTCTGGGAAAAATATTATACAAGTTATTGTCAAATGAAGTCATGTTACAGTAATGTTTGTGCTTGCAGAGGAAAAGCTCTTTtctcacaaagcagcagttctgccctgctttatggctgagagtcTGGCTACCTTTATAGCACAGCATTCAGACCACAACAGGCATGTGTGTGAGagaggcaaattccctaacctgcgaaaattcgccagcgactagtgatgggcgtcaaaaacgagaccctGATgccattttcgcaaatttttcggcgcaaattcacccatcactaccagagATAGCTTTGCATATCATCGCTACACtacgccaggtgaaaattcgctcagacgacgataatttgctaaaatgcgaagttgcgtccagggcaccgaacgctggcaaatttttgccaatcaaagtgaagatgttctagtgttcaattctgcctagagcaacttcgttagaggtcttcgctcaggctaatttgcatacggcaggaaattataaagttgaatggacgtatatgttgcagtaactacattacattacagggaacattaataaagacaatggagttgttataatgccctacacatgagcccactgtatagcttatgttccatatgttagaaaatgtaggggggaacccggttccccccaaaaaaattttaaggacttttgcaggctatcactctgaaaaggctggcgaaagaggtaacgttcagtaaaatccgcatattggtgaatttgtggagttgCGTCCATTCGCCAGGGCGAAAATTCGTccggcgatagagtgcgaataagTTGtctttttgagagagagagagagagagagagagagaaatccggccattgttaaaagggtggttcacctttaagttaacttttagtatattatagaatagctatttctaagcaactttttatagttgttgaattattagccttcttctactgactctttccacctttcaaatgggggtcactgaccaccatctataaaacaatttattgttatggctacttttattactcatctttctattcatattacagtcccttattaaaatcaatgcatggttgctagggtcatttggaccttaccaaccagatgaaattgtaaactggagggctgctgaatatcactctctccgtcattctaaaagttaatttaaaggtgaacaacccctttaacatcagtGCAGGGTTCTGAGCAACGAAGAGTATAAATGAGCAGAGTAATTGAGTTTAGAAATCATAGCAAAcgacatttataaatatgttatttttgaaatccagatATATTTATTGCCAGGAAACTGCCTGATGCTAATTAGCAAATACATTGTGATGATAGAATTGAAGTGACTGATTTAACTATGCCAATCTTATTCTATACTACAGATATTAATTCTGATTATCACCTCAATTATTGCAGACACTCATCCTTAATAATGGCAGTAAGGGGGAGTTCTAGCCAGAACCCTTGCATCCAGAATCGACCTTATCCTGATAAATCTCTCCTCCCATCTTTAATTCAAAATCATTTCAGGTTTATTAGAGACACTCACCGACTTGCAGTCGCCTCACAGCACATTTCTGAGACTTGCCGATGCCGTTGCTGGCTTCACAATAATATTCCCCCGTATCCAATTTTGCAACTGTGTTGAATTGCTATATGGTGGGACACAAACCATCAGGTTATTCCAGCAATAAGAGCATGAAGGCAAGGGGCACAGACTGCAGAGGGATATCTAAGGGCAAAGCATGTAACAGGGAGCAACATTTTCCCAATATCATCGAttgctattttaaaggagaaggaaaggctaaaattaagtaagctttatcagaaaggtctatataaatacaccagtaaaccctcaaagtaatgctgctctgagtccactgtcaaaagaaacacagcatttctttccttctattgtgtactcatgggcttctgtatcagacttcctgttttcagcttaaacctccagggctagggcttgagcatgctcagtttactcctccctccccccttctctgctggaATCTGAGCcttgagctatgagtgagcagggagagactcagacaggaagtgatgtcacaccaagctaatatggcagctgctatcctaaaaaaagagagagcttctacagcCATTTACTAAGTATAgaaaaagcattctacagaataaatatagcgttcttgCTTCCATTATTGGGgttaatcttttggcaataaactgcctcggcagctttccttctcctttaaaaagttttttttttcaatatagcaTTAGTATTGATGAGACTAAAGTACTACTGGATTGTTATTCTGATTTACCCTTATTACCTCCTGAAATCAGATAGAGAGCTCAGTATAAACAAGTCTCACCCATCCTTCATATGTTtattgggtccctaagctcagtaagtgacagcagcacagagcatgtgcagtgaatcagcagatcagatggggagctactggggcatcttcagagacacagatctttactgctaaagggttgtggttgccttgggcttgaaTAGTTTCCcaaagcatttctagcattaaagtttagttctcctttaactgtgttGCACATCAAATAGAATGCCTTGAACAAAATGAGGTGTAAGTTGCCAAAAGCCTGGAAGAACATAAAGACAGACATTTGCCATACTTATTACCTTGGTCTGCTGTGACTCCTCTCCCCCCCATACTAAACTAATGATGTGGTCCAACAACAATGATGAGACTATAATCCATTGTCTCTGGCTCAATTTCCTACACTAACACAGAGCAAACCTCAGGGGTCATATCTACACAACATTATTGTGCCACAGAGGCCAAGAGATTTAATCTTTGCAGCAATGTCTGTGGTGACACTCTGATTAAATGTCAAGGCTGACTGTGTGACAAATTGCCCTCTACTCTGAGGGATTGTCAAATTCAATGTCAGAAGGCTGATATATCATCACACTGTAAAAGGGGTATCATACTGAATAGGGCGCACCATAATGGGTATAGCAAGTAAAAGCTGACACTGGTGTTTACACTTCATCATCATTACAGTAAACCACGGGCGAAGTGATTCCCATTCAGCACAGAGAGATGATACTGTCGGTGGTTTGAGGTTTTAGGCCATGGGCACCCACTCTTTGCCTCATCTCAGTATATCTGAATtagatctgcctgtgtgtgctcacTTGCATCAGCGCTGGAGCCGAGGTCAAGGCAAATACACAaaatgaggcaacttcgagccgACCTCCGCGCTGATGTGTGGGAAGCAGAAGTGTCTCGGATGAATGGAGCAGGACCAACATGATAAGCTTCTCCCATCCTGCAAAAATACTTTGCTGAGAGCAGCGGAGACGTTGCTCAGTGTGTTCATGGCCTTATGATTTAATATATCTCCCTTACGTCCCATAATGTGGGCTTGTCCATCTAGGGGGGCCCAAGGAACATTACAGAGGTCGAGGCTTGAAGGCCAATTAGGATAAATGCTTGTTTGGTGATTCAGTTTTCTGCTGCCATAGATACCAGTCACTGAACGCCAGCATCAATACCTGTGGGGAAGGAATATGAGATAACCTGCTGCCTTAGGCTAGGGCTACACAGTGgaacaactatagaggaagcagaccccacagtcacagggggggcctggggaaaaggggggcccggaatgcgggatctgcttcctctatagccaacaaaccaccccccttccccagccactctcttacctgcacGGGGAAGCAGATTGCATTGGCATGGGGCGGACAGTGGGAGGAGCCTGGGCagagagtgggcggggtctgAATGGGGAGTGGGCGAAGGCAGAAAGTAGGTgggagatttttttgcaggggggcccggtgccaggcccggactggcaatctgtgagttctggcaaatgccagaggggctgttgtaagatcCCATAGACAttcactgtggagtgggctggtgggagactggttgggcctctgtgtacttgaaatgccagggcccattttgAGTCCCAATCCATCCCTGCCCGGTGCACTCTAGTGACACCACATCACATGGATCTCAGGCTACGGAGAAATGCAGACCGAAAATCTGCTCCTCCACTGCTTTTCTGCTGCTTCTCTGCCTGCACCCAAAAACATTACCTCTGCTCAGGTGCAGGTAAACGCAGACAATTTCAGTGTGAAAtccaaaattttgcattttgaaattGATATCGGccatgtctgcctgcacccaCGCAGATATAATGTTACTGGGTGCAGGGAGAGCAGCAGCAAGGGAGCAATGGGGGAGCAGATTCTTGGTCTGTGATTGTCTACAGGCCAAGCTCCATATGGTGTGGCCCTGGCCTTAGACATTCCTGGAGCCATTGCAGCATAGGATGATTATTTGATGTTTGTGAATTTGTGTAGATATGTTATAAGATAAGAGGAGGGAGGCTTCACCAAAAGCTGAAGCTCATGGGGGAGACTCTGTAACAAAAAGGCTGAAACTTTCCCACTAAAAGGATAGAAGCAATCCAAACGTCTGTTGTTTCAGTAGCTAAAGTAATATTTACTGGGCTTAAGTTTAATAGCATTGCTGTAGAGCTGCCAAAGGGCTTTGTATATTGATAGAGATAATGAAGGTTATTAGTTCTCTATCTGTCTTTTGTCAAATCTATTAGccaaaaaacaactaaaatacaTAATATGGATGACCATGTCCAAAAAAGCTCTTTGTCTAGGGACATTGCGCAGATGTCGCCAGAGGTATCTCAGCAGCACTTACCAAAGTGCCTGAGGCAGAATTGACGGTGTAAGATGAGTTTGTAAGCCTGGCATTCGGAGCAGGGTTTACCGCCAGGAGGATGCCATTTTTATACCATCGGTATTCCGACGCTGGGAATCCTTCGCTTTCTCGACATTTTAGTTCCACTGCAGTACCACTCATTGCTGAAGGAGGGACATCGCACacagggacaccaggggccactgtgaaaataataaagaccattaCACCTACATACACAGCAACCAGCAATCTCTGCTCACCCCTAAATTCATGTGTTCAGTTTTGCACCAATCTCGCAGACCATACACacatgttatcttgtgttagggagctgctatctggttacctcccatttgttctgttgttaggctgctggggggaaagggaagggtctgatatcactccaacttgcagtacagcagtaaagagtgactgaagtttattacagcacaagtcacatgactagggaaagctgggaaactgacaatatgtctagccccatgtcagatttcaaaattaaatataaaaaaatcagtttactcttttgagaaacggatttcagtgtagaattctgctggagcagctctattcactgatgcgttttggggggaaaaaaaatcccatgacaatatccttttaaataggaagtagacttaaaatatgataTTGTCACTTGCAGCACCACTTCTCAACTACTGTCCCGAAATACCAACACTACCACCAGGCCAAAGGAGCACTGGGGTTACCCTTCTTGTATAAGATCGCTCCGTGCATAAAAACATAAGAACAGAATTAGTTCTGTTTCTACTTGCTATATATATACAATCGCCTTTATTTACAATTTGCATTCATCACTTCTATTTTAAGTGTTCAGTTGAGTTACTGCACTCATGGAAAATACCTTTAAGGAAAGAAGAGTATTTTCCCCTGAAACTCAACACTCAACATCTGGATGTTCTctaaagataaaaaacaaaaaaacaaggatGACCTGCCTAAGAGGGAGCAGAAACAGAGATACTTCCATATATTTTATGGGGCTATAAAAGATGAAAACAGACTTTAGCTAGAGGAATGCACTGGGAATGAAttaaactatattatatttaagGTTATCACTTCCTTGGTTTAAGGAACAAAAACTTCAAGTTATATAGAATAGTCTATTTTTTTGGGGGTCTTCAGCAACATATGTGCAATAAACTTGTATATATTACTTCCTAATATTGTAGTCTTATATGCGGTTTTGTGTGATTTTTCCCATAACTGAGAACGTGAAGGCTCTGAAATGATCAAGAATTTGGCTTTTATTGGACGCCAGCATGTCCTTTGGGAAGTAGACTTTTCCTGTCCACCTAATTTCATCTTAAATCCATGCCTCGAGGCCTCAACTCCATTCAGTCTCAACTGCACTCCTTTCAGTAAATCCCACCCATGGATTTGACAAAATCTGCATCTTTCCCACAAGCTATATGCTGTTTTGGTGTGATTTTTCCCATAACTGACTGACTGTGAAGACTAAAATTATCAAGAATTTACCTGGCTTTTATTGGACACCAGCAGGTCCTTTGAGAACTTTCCTGTCCACCAAATTCCATGCCTCGCAGCCTCAACTCCATTCAGTCTCAAATCTACTCCTTTCAGTAAATCCCACCATCATTCCCACAAAGTACCCTAGAGCATAAATGTTCTCAGGTTTGGTGCTCCCTAACTAAGAGACTCTCCTCTAGCGAATGTGACATTTTCCTGGAAGGTAAACCAGAGAGGTAGCCTAGAGGTTGACCATTGGTAATGGTAGCCCACAGGTTGAACATTGTATACTTGGTACTTGGGGGTAGGTATTATCTATTTGGAAGATAAAAGCTCATAGTTTGACCCTTGGTATAATGTATCCTGGGAACAAGCAAATGTGGGCCTCCCTGGCACaaatcgcctggcgatagagtccACAGGGCTACaggtgtaaaagtaaaaactaattttattgaaaaaaaatatggaaatctCCAGAGGCCCTACTCGTTTCATgctcaataaaaaaattgtatttttttcaataaaagttgtttttatttttacaaccgTGGGCCTGTGGATTTCTTGGGGAGTGTAGGGGAGGCTTATGTTTGCTCGTTCACACAATTAATTGTTTTCCGCTCCTTAAGCTGAGGGTTTGGGGCCGGAGCACCTggactactgattctgcttagtGAGAGTATCCACACTGGGACTGGCTGCAACAGATTTTAGACCCCACCATTAAACATCACGGTTAGATCTTGTTATgctgttaaacattaaatattcccTTACCTAAAACCTTCAAATCAATGACAATTTCCTGAAATGATTTGCTGTCTTTAGGGGCAGTAACTTCACATCGATATTTCCCCGAATCCGCTCTGGTCGTGTTCTTAAACCAGATGCTGGACTCGATCATCTCCGCTCGGCCCCGCAAACCCGCTGTGGAATCAAGAGAAGTGATCAGCACCCATAAATGTACACTTTGCCACTGGATGCTAAAGCAAGGTTACTAAAGGATAGTAAT
Proteins encoded in this region:
- the jam2.L gene encoding junctional adhesion molecule B isoform X4 encodes the protein MRSPACAIFLGYFAALCCKGTFGVHVSSDNSNVQVQEFGEAILSCKYKLEKDQPVRLEWKKVVPNGDISFIYYNNTLAAGLRGRAEMIESSIWFKNTTRADSGKYRCEVTAPKDSKSFQEIVIDLKVLVAPGVPVCDVPPSAMSGTAVELKCRESEGFPASEYRWYKNGILLAVNPAPNARLTNSSYTVNSASGTLQFNTVAKLDTGEYYCEASNGIGKSQKCAVRRLQVDDLNVAGIIAGVVVVALVMLFCGLGVFYAQRKGYFSRNTSGKEGSQKTASQKENEFKHTKSFVI
- the jam2.L gene encoding junctional adhesion molecule B isoform X3, giving the protein MRSPACAIFLGYFAALCCKGTFGVHVSSDNSNVQVQEFGEAILSCKYKLEKDQPVRLEWKKVVPNGDISFIYYNNTLAAGLRGRAEMIESSIWFKNTTRADSGKYRCEVTAPKDSKSFQEIVIDLKVLVAPGVPVCDVPPSAMSGTAVELKCRESEGFPASEYRWYKNGILLAVNPAPNARLTNSSYTVNSASGTLQFNTVAKLDTGEYYCEASNGIGKSQKCAVRRLQVDDLNVAGIIAGVVVVALVMLFCGLGVFYAQRKGYFSRNTSGKEGSQKTASQKENQEFKHTKSFVI
- the jam2.L gene encoding junctional adhesion molecule B isoform X1, producing MRSPACAIFLGYFAALCCKGTFGVHVSSDNSNVQVQEFGEAILSCKYKLEKDQPVRLEWKKVVPNGDISFIYYNNTLAAGLRGRAEMIESSIWFKNTTRADSGKYRCEVTAPKDSKSFQEIVIDLKVLVAPGVPVCDVPPSAMSGTAVELKCRESEGFPASEYRWYKNGILLAVNPAPNARLTNSSYTVNSASGTLQFNTVAKLDTGEYYCEASNGIGKSQKCAVRRLQVDDLNVAGIIAGVVVVALVMLFCGLGVFYAQRKGYFSKGNTSGKEGSQKTASQKENQEFKHTKSFVI
- the jam2.L gene encoding junctional adhesion molecule B isoform X2, which encodes MRSPACAIFLGYFAALCCKGTFGVHVSSDNSNVQVQEFGEAILSCKYKLEKDQPVRLEWKKVVPNGDISFIYYNNTLAAGLRGRAEMIESSIWFKNTTRADSGKYRCEVTAPKDSKSFQEIVIDLKVLVAPGVPVCDVPPSAMSGTAVELKCRESEGFPASEYRWYKNGILLAVNPAPNARLTNSSYTVNSASGTLQFNTVAKLDTGEYYCEASNGIGKSQKCAVRRLQVDDLNVAGIIAGVVVVALVMLFCGLGVFYAQRKGYFSKGNTSGKEGSQKTASQKENEFKHTKSFVI